The Hydrotalea sp. region AATACCGCTAAGGGCGACAAATAATATTTTGCCATCGCCACATAAAAAACGTATGGCGACTACCGGGTTAAGGGCGGCTAATATAGCTGGGTTCTTGGCGATGCTCAAAAAACCAAAAAACCCCAATGTCACAAACCACAATACCATGATGTAGCTAAAATAATTGCCAATTTTTGCGGTGCCGCTACGTTGGGCGTAAAACAACACAAGCAAAATTAAAACCGCTATACTCACGACGTTAAAACGGATATCTTGTAGCGCTGGGGCGTAATTCAACCCCTCCAACGCACCCAGCACCGAAATTGCTGGCGTGATAACGCTTTCGGCCAAAAACAAGGCCGCCCCCAACATGCCCAAGGCGAGGAAAATGCCGTAACTACGGCTATTGCTTCGGGTGATAGAAGAGACAAGCGTGAGTAGCGCAAGGATACCACCCTCGCCACGATTGTCGGCGCGAAGCACTATCATTACGTATTTTAGCGACACGGTGATAATCAATGCCCAAAAAATAGCCGAGATTGCACCGAGGATATTAACCGGCGTTAAGGCAATGCCCGTGATATTATTAAATATGCCATTGATGGTATAAAGCGGGCTGGTGCCGATGTCGCCATAGACAATCCCCAACGAAAGAAAGCCTAAGCCAAATAGGCCAGATTTTTTATGAGCTTTTGACATGGTGAGAGCAACGTTTTCTAAAGGAAAGGTGGACGATGGTTGCAAGCTAAGAAGCAACTATCGTATAAGTGGAAATAAAATAATATAATTAATAAAAGATAAAATATCTTAGCATTTTATGCGATGCGCTTGTGTTGTGGGGGGAAGAATGCTTCGATGGGCAATTGTAATAGCAAGCCGTGATGGTTGCTGTCAAGCCCGCGCAAGCAGTAAAAAAGACATAATTTAGTCGACAAAAAAACGTTGCTGGGTCAGGCGGCAATAAACCAGTCGCAACAATTGACGCGGCACGGCCATAACCGACGCAATAATGAATCGCACCGGCTGATGGTGCAACAATGTAATATAAAATCGCCCTAACAGCGGCAGGTTGTTGATAAAAACCAGCGGCGTTTTTAATAACGAATAATATTGCCCAATGACAAAACGATTGATAAAAACCTTATGCACGTGCTGTAGTTTTTTTTCACGCAAGAAAGGGATAAAGGCACTTGGCAAATCGCGCGCCGCCAACAATTCGTCGTTATGAAAATGCAACAGGTCGCGCGCCAAGTTTTGCCGGCTGTAGGATGAATAGCGCACCAATTCGCCATAAAGCAACGATAGAAAATGAAAACCAGTGGTTTGCCCGCCGGCGCGCCGATAATGGTAAAGCGATTGATGGATAATGCCGCATTGATGTTTTTGTTCGCGCAAACGATAAAGCAGGTCGATGTCTTCACCAATCGGCAAGGGGCGACAATAGGGCGGGGCGAGCGATAATAATATATTTTTTTTAAACATCAGGCTGGGGCAAAATAGTCTTTGGCGATGCAACCATGAATCTTGTGGGCTTGCTGTGCCGCCCCGCACGATGGAAATTTTTTTATCATCTTGGTTGATGACCATCATGTCGCTGGCCACCAAATCATAAGCTTTGTTTTTTTGTAAAAAATCTAGTTGTTTGGCGATGCGGGTTTTATCGGCCATGTCGTCGGCATCTTGCCAGGCAATATAATCGCCGGTTGCGGCGGCCAGCCCCACATTGCGCGAAAACCATTGCTTGCTGTTTTTTTTGTTTTTAATATATTTTACGCGTTTATCGCTTGCTTGGTATTTTTTAACCATGGTCGCCGTGCCGTCGGTCGAACCATCATCGACAATAATTAATTCCAGTTGTTTATAGGTTTGTTGCAACACCGAATCGATGGCGCGCGCAATATATTGCTCACCATTGAACACCGGCATGATAATCGAAACAAGTGGGGTGCTGGGCATGGTGGTGGGTGCATAAAAATTCTTGGGAATCGGTTTGGAATCTGTTGGGAAGCCCTTGTGAAGCTAATGCGAAAGATATAAAAGAATTATGATGAAAAAACAACCAAGCAAGCCGGCTCATAGGTTAAAAACAACGACGCGGGTAAATATACTGACCGAGCATCTGGCGTCGGCCAGGGTATTGGCGCGGCAAGCCCCACAACGGGGTAGGGATGGTGTGTTATGGAAAAACTTACATTTTGTTTTCAACCAAGCGATTTTGCCCGATGATATTGTGGTGGTGTGGCATTACCCGCCCTATAAAAAAAACCTGTGGCATAGCATTGCCAAAAAACTTTCCATTCCCTATTGGCCATTGGTGATTAACCATCCACGCCGGCGCAAAATACATATTCAAACCGAACCGATGGTTTTGCCCTTCGCGCGGGTGGTTTATGGTAAAAAATTTCTGTCGCAATTTGGCATCGTTGTCGCGCAACGGCCAAGACCAACATGGTATCGCGATGGCAAATGGGTCGAATCGCACGGCGGGTTGGAATGGTGGTATGGTTTTGCCCAGGACAAGCAAAAATCAAGCGAACGAGTCATCACCAAAAATTGGCAAGATTTGTTGCAATCGCCCCATAAAAACAAATCACCAGAAAAAATCCTATCGGTGATTGCGTCGCGCCAGCATCGCACCGCGCAACAACAATTGCGCGTTGCCTTCGTCGATGAATTGGCGAAGGATAAGGAATTGGGCGATATGCTGGATATTTTTGGCAGCAAGCGGCAATTCATCGCCGATAAAGCCGCCGGGTTGGAAAAATATAAATATCATATCGCGCTGGAAAATTCGCTCATCCCCCATTATTGGACCGAAAAATTGGCCGACCCATTGCTCGCCGAATGTTTTGTTTTTTATGCCGGCGCACCAAACGTCGCGGATTATTTCGACACCGCGTCGATAACTGCCATCGATATCAGCCGGCCGAGGGATGCCATCGCCCTTATCAAACGCACCATCAAATCGGGGGCATACGAAAAAAACTTGCCAGCGATTAAAGCCAACAAAAAACGCCTGATGATGGCGGAGAATCTGTTCAACCTGATATGGCGAATTTGTCATAAATATGGTATGGCTTAAAACATCATTTGCGCAATAATTTTTTAAGGCAGAAATAGAATAATCATAAAATAATCATGGAAAACCATCGCCCGTTTCGCACCATCCATCGCCGCCCATGCCGAACCATCAAGGTCGGGGCGATATCGGTTGGTGGCAACGCGCCGATAGCGGTGCAAACCATGACCAACAGCCTAACCACCGACACCACCGCCACGTTGAAACAAATCGAGGCCTCAGCCGAGGCCGGGGCCGATATTGTTCGCGTCTCCTGCCCCGATGAAGCCTCCAGCGCCGCCCTGAAAGAAATCACCAAATATTCGTCGGTGCCGATAGTCGCCGATATTCATTTTCATTATCGCCGAGGGATAGAGGCGGCGAAAAACGGCGCGGCCTGCCTGCGCATCAACCCCGGCAACATTGGGCCGATAGACCGCGTGAGGGAAGTGGTGCAGGCGGCGCGTGATAATGGCTGTTCGATGCGTATCGGCGTCAACGGCGGGTCGTTGGAAAAACACCTGCTTGAAAAATATGGCGAGCCATGCCCCGAGGCCCTGGTCGAATCCGCCCTTCACCACGCAAAAATATTACAAGATTTGGATTTTCATGAATTTAAAATTTCGGTCAAGGCCTCCGACATTTTTTTGGCGGTGGCGGCCTACCAACAATTGGCGGAACAAATCGATTGCCCCCTGCATCTGGGGATTACCGAGGCCGGCGGGTTGATGAGCGGTTCGATTAAATCGGCCATCGGTATGGGTAATTTATTGTGGGCGGGAATTGGCGATACGGTTCGCGTGTCGCTGTCGGCTGACCCGGTGGAGGAGGTTCGCGTTGCCTACGAAATTTTAAAATCCCTGAGCATAAGAAGCCGTGGCGTCAAAATTATTTCCTGCCCCAGTTGCGCGCGCCAGCAATTTGACGTGATAAAAATCGTCGGCGAGTTGGAAAAACGCCTGGCGCATATCAAGGAAGAAATCACCCTGTCGGTCATCGGCTGTGTGGTTAACGGCCCGGGCGAGGCGCGCGAAACCGACATTGGCTTTACCGGCGGCGGCAAGGGGGCAAGCGGCCACGCCACCCACCAAATATATTTGGGCGGCATTCCGGCGCACCGCTTCCAAGATGATAATATCGTTGATTATTTGGTCGGTTTAGTGGAAGAAAAATTGGCGGCGCGGCATAACAGCGGCGCATCAGCAAGCGGCCACAAATAACCAGACCAGTAATAATAAAAACCAAAATCATGAGCAATATTCAATCGGTGCGTGGCACCCAAGATTTTATTGGCAAAAGATCGGCCAAATTGGCCACCGTGGTGGCGCGGGCGCGGCGCATCGCCGAGCTTTATAATTATCAAGAAATCATCACACCGCTTATCGAATCGGTGCAGGTTTTTACCGAATCGCTGGGCCAGGAATCGGATATTATTCACAAGGAAATGTTTGTCTTTGAGGATAGGGGCGGGGATAAAATCTGCCTGCGCCCCGAAAACACCGCCGGCGTCATGCGGGCATTTGTTGAAAATGGTTTGCAACAACAATTGCCCTGCAAGTTTTTTTATCACGGGCCGATGTTTCGTTACGAACGGCCGCAACGTGGTCGTTATCGCCAATTTCACCAATTTGGCGTCGAGTATTTACACGCGCCGCAATCATCGGCCGCGACCGCGATGGTCGACGCCGAGGTCATCACCCTCGGCCATGGTTTTTTAACTGGGCTTGGCATTGGTGATTACCGCTTGGAAATAAATTCCTTGGGGAGCCGCGAATCGCGCGTCGCCTACCGCGCCGCCCTGGTCGATTATTTTAATCCCTACAAAAACGATTTGTCGGCCGATTCAAAAATGCGTTTGCAACAAAATCCCCTGCGCATATTGGATTCAAAAGATGAGGGCGATAAAAAATTGGTGGCCGGCGCGCCGCATTTAAAAAACTATTATGATAAAGAATCGGCCGAGAAATTTGCCGCGCTACAGGCTTTATTAACCGACGCCAAGATTCCCTTCGCCGTTAACCAACAATTGGTGCGCGGATTGGATTATTATTGCCACACGGCGTTTGAATTTGTCACCCAACAATTGGGGGCGCAGGGCACCATCTTGGCCGGCGGGCGTTACGACGATTTGCCGGCAATGTTCGGGGCAAGGGACGTGCGCGGCGTTGGCTTCGCCGCCGGCCTGGAGCGTTTGTTGGAGCTATTGCCGGATGATGCGGTTCAGGAATCGCCCTTATTGTTCCTCTGCCCGATAGGCGATAAATCATTGGCCAAGGTCGCCGGCGTGGCGATGCAATTGCGCAACGCCGGTTTGCGGGTTGAAATTGGCCTCAGCGGCGATATCAAAAAATCCCTGAGCCGCGCCAACAAATTAAACGCCGCGGTGGCCATCATTTTTGGCGATGACGAGTTGGCAAAGAATCAATTTCAATATAAAAATTTACAACAAAATACCGAACAAAGCACTCAGGAAAACCAACAGGCAACCAAGCAAGAAACCATGGGCTTAAGCGATATCATCGCCAAAGCAAAAAAAATAGCGTAAAGGATAAATAAAAAAAAATGAGCGACGCAAAAAAAACCACCAACCCATTTGACAATTATGTCAACCAACGATTGGCCTATTACCAAGAATTGCAGGACAAAATGGTCAAGGGCGACACTACCGGTTTCAAGGGTATGGGCGGCCTGGCCAAGGAATTATCGTCGCTGGCCAAAATTGTGCCCGACATGGAAAAATACCTGCGCATGGTAAAATCACTGCAGGATTGCGACGAGATGTTAGCCGATAAAACATTAGACCAGGAGATGCGCGCCGTGGCGACTCAGGAAAAAGAGGAATTAACGCCGCAATTGCCGGTTCTGCGCCACGAGCTCGAATTGGAATTGATTCCCAGCGACGAAGACGACAATATCGATTCCTTAATCGTTGAGGTGCGGGCCGGCACCGGCGGGTTGGAGGCGGCCTTGTTCGCCGGCGACCTCCTCGCCATGTATCGCCGTTACGCCGAAAAAAATGGCTGGCGGTTTGAAACCATCGATATCAGCGAAAATGACCTGGGCGGCTTGGCGACCGGTTCGGCCTCGATAAAGGGGGAGGGAGCTTTCGAGCGGATGAAGTTCGAGGGCGGCGTGCACCGCGTGCAACGGGTGCCGGTTACCGAAAACGCCGGGCGGGTTCATACCTCAACCGCGACAGTGGCGATTTTGCCCGAGCCGGAGGAGGTCGAAATCACCATCAGCCCCGAGGATTTGCGGGTCGATACCTATCGGTCGCAAGGCGCCGGCGGCCAACATGTTAACACGACGGATTCGGCGGTGCGGATTACCCACTTGCCGTCGGGCGTGGCGGTGGCCTGCCAAACCGAAAAATCGCAACATAAAAACCGGGCGCAGGCGATGCGCCTCCTCCGCGCGCGGTTGTTCGAGCATCAGCGCGAGGAAAAAATGAAAAAACGCACCGCGGCACGCCGTTTGATGGTCGGGTCGGGCGAACGGGCGGAAAAAATTAGAACCTATAACTTCCCCGAGGGCCGCGTCTCCGACCATCGCATTAAATTAACCCTTTACAAATTAAATGAAATCATGCAGGGTTCGGCGCTGGATGACGTCATCGAGCCGTTGATAAAAACCGATAAGGAAGAAAGACTATCAAGTTTCTTAACCCAGTTGGAAACGCAATAAGCAAAAAATAGTTTTTAAAGGGCACAACCAATGCATTTATCGATAGTTATTTATCTTTTATTATTTCTGGTGCTAGTTGATTTCGCGGTGCGGCATGTGCGCGGCCACGGGTTTTTTTCAAAAAAAATCGAACAAAAATACGACCTCGGGTTTTTTTTCGCGCAAATTTTTCTTTTGGTCATGGCGTTTCGCGCCCTGTTGTTTGAACCGTTCGTTATTCCCTCGTCATCGATGGTGCCAAACCTATTGATTGGTGATTATATTTTGGTTAATAAAATGAGCTACGGCTATGGCAAATACAGCCTGCCGCTAGAACCGGTGGATTTTGCCGGCCGCATTTTTGGCACCGAGGTTAAACGCGGCGATGTGGTGGTGTTTCGCTTCCCCCCCAACCCGAAAGAAAGTTACGTCAAACGCATCGTCGGCCTGCCCGGGGATACGTTGCAGATGAAAAAGGGCATCCTATGGGTAAATGGCAAACCATTGCCACGCACGGCGATTGAAGATTATGGCATGGACGATAATAATGACATGAGCGTTCAACAATTTAAGGAAACCATTCCCCGCAATTATAAGGATAATGGCCTCGTAAAATCCTATAACGTCATCCAACTAAACGGTAACCAGGGGGAATTGGCCAATACCGCCCCCTATGTGGTGCCGGCAGGCCAGTATTTTGGCGTGGGTGATAATCGTGACAATTCGCTTGATAGCCGCGTTCTGCCGCCCTTTGGCGTTGGTTTTATTCCGCGCGAAAACATCATCGGTCGCGTCGCCTGCGTGTTATTTTCCACCAATAAAAATGATAACAAAACATCGTTTGGCTGGTCGTTGCGCTTCAAGCGATTTTTTTCGGTGGTGCAATAATTAAAAGGCAAATAGGTTATGAGCCATCGTTGTCCCCAAATCATGAAGCAATATAACAATGAAAGATAAAGTTTTTCTGGAGCTAATAAACCTCGCCATTGGTATCGATTTCAATATAGACCACGAGCCGCTGTTGCGCCAGGCCTTCACCCACCCCAGCGCAAAGCATGAGGGCAATTACGAACGATTGGAATTTTTGGGCGACCGCGTGTTGGGGTTGGTGATGGCGCGTTGGCTGTATGAACTATACCCCGAGCAAAAGGAGGGTTTTTTATCCATTGCCTCGGCCCGCATGGTATCGACCGACACATTATATAGCGTCGCCAGCAAATTGGGTTTGGCGGCGTTGCTGGAAACGAAAATTCCAAACAAACTTGGCGAGCGCGCCATCGAATCGGCGATGGTGAATAGCCTTGAAGCCTTTTTGGCCGCGCTCTATATAAGCAAGGGGATGGAGGTGGTCGAATCCTTTGTCAGAAAACATTGGCAAGAATTTTTGGTCGAGGCCGAGGGGACAATCAACAACCCACGCGGCCAATTGCAAGAATGGTTGCAGGCAAGGAAGTTACCGCCGCCGAGTTACAAATTATTGTCGACCGGCGGTAGCGACCATGAGCCAACCTTTGCCGTTGAATTGGAAACGGGGGTGCCGTCGGTTGGCGTTATCACCGCGACCGCCAAAACAAAAAAATTGGCCATGAGCAAGGCGGCAACCCAAGCCATGACGATTATTAAAAAACTAGATTTATAATGAAAGAAAAAAAATGATAAAGGATAAAAATTCTAATCAAGAAGCGGATAAAAAAACTGATAGCAACAGCGATAAACAATTTGGCGTGGTAGCGTTGCTGGGCGCGCCCAACGCGGGGAAATCAACCCTGGCCAATGTTTTGACCGGCCAAAAAGTTTCCATCGTCAGCCGCAAACCACAAACCACACGTTTTCGCCTGACGGCGATTGTCGAATCGGGCGGGGCGCAGATGGCGCTTATCGATACGCCGGGTATTTTTAACGCCAAGGATAGTTTTGACCGGCAAATGGTCAAGGCGGCATGGCAGGCCTTGGAGCGGGTCGATTGCGCGGTGTTGCTTATCGCCGCCGACAGCGGCCTGACGCCCAATGTGTTGCATATTTTATCGCAGTTGGAAAAAAACAAGGCGTCGGTTATCGCGGTGCTGAACAAAATTGATAAGGTAAAAAAAGAACAATTGCTTTCCTTGGCCGAAAAAATAGAAAAAGAATCATCGGTCGAACGGGTGTTGATGATATCGGCCTTGAAAAAAGATGGCACCAGCGATTTGTTAAAATTGTTGGTTAGCCGATTGCCGCAGGGGGCATGGCATTACGACAGCGACCAAGCCAGCGACCTACCTGACCGATTATTTGCCGCGGAAATTTTGCGCGAGCAATTGTTTAATTATTTGCATCAAGAATTACCCTATCGCTTGGGGGTCGAAACCGAAAGTTGGAAGGTCGAAAAAAATAATAAAACAAACAAAACCACCCTCCATATTCATCAAACAATTCACATCGAAAAGGAAAATCACCGGCCGATGATATTGGGGCGTGGTGGGCAGAATATGAAAACCATCGCCAGTCGCGCGCGCCAACAGATGGAGGAGCTATTCGAGCAAAAGGTTTTTCTAAAAATCTTCATCCGCCTGACGCCCGATTGGCGCGAAAAACACGACGCCACCGAATTTGGCTTTGGCTTGTAAAGGCGACCAAGGCCAGCAACGATATTAAATGGTGTAGATATGAATCGGCGCGAAGCCGTTAAAATTGAGCGACGACATGCTACCGCTGTAACTGCCGGTATTGATAAACACCAATCGGTCGCCAGGTTTTAAATCGCGTGGCAGGTCATATTTCGCCTTGCTATAAAGCGTATCCCAGCTATCACAGGTCGGCCCGGCCAAAATCATCGGTTCGGTCGGCCCAGGAATTGGTTGTAGCGGCGCAATAACATGTTGCGCCGTTGGGTCGATGGCCTCAAACAAGCCGTTATAAACCCCAAGGTCGATATACAACCACTCGCCGCTGTTTTCTTTGTGGCTTTTTA contains the following coding sequences:
- a CDS encoding glycosyltransferase family 2 protein; amino-acid sequence: MPSTPLVSIIMPVFNGEQYIARAIDSVLQQTYKQLELIIVDDGSTDGTATMVKKYQASDKRVKYIKNKKNSKQWFSRNVGLAAATGDYIAWQDADDMADKTRIAKQLDFLQKNKAYDLVASDMMVINQDDKKISIVRGGTASPQDSWLHRQRLFCPSLMFKKNILLSLAPPYCRPLPIGEDIDLLYRLREQKHQCGIIHQSLYHYRRAGGQTTGFHFLSLLYGELVRYSSYSRQNLARDLLHFHNDELLAARDLPSAFIPFLREKKLQHVHKVFINRFVIGQYYSLLKTPLVFINNLPLLGRFYITLLHHQPVRFIIASVMAVPRQLLRLVYCRLTQQRFFVD
- a CDS encoding glycosyltransferase family 10, which translates into the protein MMKKQPSKPAHRLKTTTRVNILTEHLASARVLARQAPQRGRDGVLWKNLHFVFNQAILPDDIVVVWHYPPYKKNLWHSIAKKLSIPYWPLVINHPRRRKIHIQTEPMVLPFARVVYGKKFLSQFGIVVAQRPRPTWYRDGKWVESHGGLEWWYGFAQDKQKSSERVITKNWQDLLQSPHKNKSPEKILSVIASRQHRTAQQQLRVAFVDELAKDKELGDMLDIFGSKRQFIADKAAGLEKYKYHIALENSLIPHYWTEKLADPLLAECFVFYAGAPNVADYFDTASITAIDISRPRDAIALIKRTIKSGAYEKNLPAIKANKKRLMMAENLFNLIWRICHKYGMA
- the ispG gene encoding flavodoxin-dependent (E)-4-hydroxy-3-methylbut-2-enyl-diphosphate synthase; translated protein: MENHRPFRTIHRRPCRTIKVGAISVGGNAPIAVQTMTNSLTTDTTATLKQIEASAEAGADIVRVSCPDEASSAALKEITKYSSVPIVADIHFHYRRGIEAAKNGAACLRINPGNIGPIDRVREVVQAARDNGCSMRIGVNGGSLEKHLLEKYGEPCPEALVESALHHAKILQDLDFHEFKISVKASDIFLAVAAYQQLAEQIDCPLHLGITEAGGLMSGSIKSAIGMGNLLWAGIGDTVRVSLSADPVEEVRVAYEILKSLSIRSRGVKIISCPSCARQQFDVIKIVGELEKRLAHIKEEITLSVIGCVVNGPGEARETDIGFTGGGKGASGHATHQIYLGGIPAHRFQDDNIVDYLVGLVEEKLAARHNSGASASGHK
- the hisS gene encoding histidine--tRNA ligase, whose protein sequence is MSNIQSVRGTQDFIGKRSAKLATVVARARRIAELYNYQEIITPLIESVQVFTESLGQESDIIHKEMFVFEDRGGDKICLRPENTAGVMRAFVENGLQQQLPCKFFYHGPMFRYERPQRGRYRQFHQFGVEYLHAPQSSAATAMVDAEVITLGHGFLTGLGIGDYRLEINSLGSRESRVAYRAALVDYFNPYKNDLSADSKMRLQQNPLRILDSKDEGDKKLVAGAPHLKNYYDKESAEKFAALQALLTDAKIPFAVNQQLVRGLDYYCHTAFEFVTQQLGAQGTILAGGRYDDLPAMFGARDVRGVGFAAGLERLLELLPDDAVQESPLLFLCPIGDKSLAKVAGVAMQLRNAGLRVEIGLSGDIKKSLSRANKLNAAVAIIFGDDELAKNQFQYKNLQQNTEQSTQENQQATKQETMGLSDIIAKAKKIA
- the prfA gene encoding peptide chain release factor 1: MSDAKKTTNPFDNYVNQRLAYYQELQDKMVKGDTTGFKGMGGLAKELSSLAKIVPDMEKYLRMVKSLQDCDEMLADKTLDQEMRAVATQEKEELTPQLPVLRHELELELIPSDEDDNIDSLIVEVRAGTGGLEAALFAGDLLAMYRRYAEKNGWRFETIDISENDLGGLATGSASIKGEGAFERMKFEGGVHRVQRVPVTENAGRVHTSTATVAILPEPEEVEITISPEDLRVDTYRSQGAGGQHVNTTDSAVRITHLPSGVAVACQTEKSQHKNRAQAMRLLRARLFEHQREEKMKKRTAARRLMVGSGERAEKIRTYNFPEGRVSDHRIKLTLYKLNEIMQGSALDDVIEPLIKTDKEERLSSFLTQLETQ
- the lepB gene encoding signal peptidase I codes for the protein MHLSIVIYLLLFLVLVDFAVRHVRGHGFFSKKIEQKYDLGFFFAQIFLLVMAFRALLFEPFVIPSSSMVPNLLIGDYILVNKMSYGYGKYSLPLEPVDFAGRIFGTEVKRGDVVVFRFPPNPKESYVKRIVGLPGDTLQMKKGILWVNGKPLPRTAIEDYGMDDNNDMSVQQFKETIPRNYKDNGLVKSYNVIQLNGNQGELANTAPYVVPAGQYFGVGDNRDNSLDSRVLPPFGVGFIPRENIIGRVACVLFSTNKNDNKTSFGWSLRFKRFFSVVQ
- the rnc gene encoding ribonuclease III; translated protein: MKDKVFLELINLAIGIDFNIDHEPLLRQAFTHPSAKHEGNYERLEFLGDRVLGLVMARWLYELYPEQKEGFLSIASARMVSTDTLYSVASKLGLAALLETKIPNKLGERAIESAMVNSLEAFLAALYISKGMEVVESFVRKHWQEFLVEAEGTINNPRGQLQEWLQARKLPPPSYKLLSTGGSDHEPTFAVELETGVPSVGVITATAKTKKLAMSKAATQAMTIIKKLDL
- the era gene encoding GTPase Era; translation: MIKDKNSNQEADKKTDSNSDKQFGVVALLGAPNAGKSTLANVLTGQKVSIVSRKPQTTRFRLTAIVESGGAQMALIDTPGIFNAKDSFDRQMVKAAWQALERVDCAVLLIAADSGLTPNVLHILSQLEKNKASVIAVLNKIDKVKKEQLLSLAEKIEKESSVERVLMISALKKDGTSDLLKLLVSRLPQGAWHYDSDQASDLPDRLFAAEILREQLFNYLHQELPYRLGVETESWKVEKNNKTNKTTLHIHQTIHIEKENHRPMILGRGGQNMKTIASRARQQMEELFEQKVFLKIFIRLTPDWREKHDATEFGFGL